ATGCACTGGGGCACGCGCTTAAATAGGAATGGCTTCCACAAATCTCCGGTTGTCTTTGGGGCAGCACCCTCTTTGCACTCAGCCATTGCTGTTCAAtgttttctctttctcATCAGTAGATCAACCAGCACAGCGAAGACACCAGCAGCATACGACCTCCAAAACCGCTCCCGTGtatgcagcagcagcagtgACAGCAGCAGCGACAGCAGCTCATGCGACGCCCAAatgaaagatgaagaaatggACAATATACCCAAGTACCTAGAAGAAAGCATCCCATCCAGTGCCTCGGAGAGCGACTTGATGCTGCAGCAATATCCCGATTCTTTTTCACCTTTTGCTGAAGCTCACCTTTCGTCTTCAGTGTCATCATTTAAAATGCATGCTGACGTTATGCGAACCTCTAAGTGGTTATGGATTTTTAACAAAAGTTTGATacccaaaatatttgggtTCCTTTATATTTGCATCCAATGGTGGGCCACCATCTACTTGGATCACCATTTCAGATTTGATCTGTTTGTTGGAGCCCTCTATGCCATTGTATCTTttgtcatcatcaacaccTTTTTTCTTCAGCCAAAggtattaaaaaattgggTGGAAATTAGACTCTCAGATAATAAGTTAAATCCTGCAGGAAAAACTATGGGCATGAGGGTATTCCAAGGAACTCGTTTTGAATGGCTTTTCGATCCATTGGCTTAGAAATCATTGCGCTTCATCAGTTAAGATCAGATACCCTGGAGTGTAATTTTCACTTCCATATTAATCGATTTGTTGTATTTCCAAAACATCATATCATCAATTCGAGATTCATTTATTATCGCTCTTTCTCTTGGAGTTGCATTTATTTTGACCTCCTTGACCGTCCGTAcaagtaaaaaaaatcaaaggTTGTGTCTTTCCAACATCTTACTATTTAAAAACACTCTGagaacaaaagaaaacctCATGAACTCTGACTTTATAAATCTAAAATAATTGTGTATTGAGATGTGTGtctattttatatttatattattatttaatttcTACATTAATGTGTTGTCTCCATTGTTTGGTGAGAATCAACTTAAAATCATATGCATACGCCCAGACATCACATACTACTGAGGCTTCCCTCCAGGAACAAGCATCGTAATATTGTTACCACTGAGCAACATCTTACCATGGTGTCTCTTAACCTCCTTATCCACGCCTTCATACTCTATCACATCCTCTATAACAACGTtaacaaaatcatcaaatcCAACAAGCGTACCGGTGAACTCCCGGTTCGACGTCAGCAGGATCCAAATGGGCTGGTTTATGGTCTTATCAATTATCTCCAAGGGTAATATCTCCGAAACACTCATCATAGCTGCTGAATGTATCTTCCTTACCGGCTTTAGTCAACATGTACGCTGTGTCAAACCCAGCAAAACGTTGTTACAGAAGGTCTTTTGTCTGGATGGGATGGCATTCTCAGAGGAAGTTTCTTTCGTGTACAATG
This Eremothecium cymbalariae DBVPG#7215 chromosome 5, complete sequence DNA region includes the following protein-coding sequences:
- the LSM5 gene encoding RNA-binding protein LSM5 (similar to Ashbya gossypii AGR130W), encoding MSVSEILPLEIIDKTINQPIWILLTSNREFTGTLVGFDDFVNVVIEDVIEYEGVDKEVKRHHGKMLLSGNNITMLVPGGKPQ